The nucleotide window CGCTTTTGCTGCTCCTATCGCAACAGAAGTAACTGAGCTGGGAACGTTTTATCCGGCCGAGGATTATCACGAAAACTACTACGCCAGAAACCCGGAAAACCCCTATTGTCAGGCGGTAATTTCACCGAAGCTGGCTAAATTCCGTAAAACCTTTGCCGGCTTGCTGAAAGACTAAGCAGCGCCTCGCAAAGTACCTACAGTGCGGTGGATAAGTTCTATCGCACTATCAATGTCTTCTTCGGAAGTATAACGGCCAATGCTAAAGCGCAGTGAACTCATTGCCAGCTCATGCCCAACCCCTAAAGCACTGAGAACATACGAAGGCTCGACGCTAGCCGATGTGCAAGCTGAGCCAGACGAAAGCGCGAGATCTTTTAACGCCATTAGCAGCAATTCGCCATCTACCCCGGCAAAACTGATGTTAGTAATATGCGGTACCCGTTGCTGGTCAGAGCCATTCAAGGTTACACCTTCTAACTGGCTAACCCCCTTCCATAAACGCTGACGGAGGTTTTCCACTCGCGCAGGCTCAAGATCCAGCTCGCTAAGAACAAGCTCTGCAGCAACACCCATGCCGACAATCTGGTGTGTTGGTAAAGTGCCTGAACGCATGCCTCGTTCGTGCCCCCCGCCATGCATTTGCGCAAGCAGCCGAACCCGCGGAGTGCGGCGTACATACAATGCGCCAATACCCTTGGGGCCATACATCTTGTGCGCAGAAAGTGACATTAAATCGACCGGTAATTCCGCCATATCCATTGGCACTTTGCCGGACGCCTGAGCGGCATCGACATGAAATACTGTGCCATTTTCACGGCACAAGTGACCTATAGTGCTTGTATCCTGAAGCACGCCAATTTCGTTATTAACCAGCATTACGCTCACTAACACCGTATCTTCGCGTAAGGCTGAGCGAAACATATCCATATCGAGCAACCCGTCTGTTCCGACATCCAGATAAGTCACTTCAAAGCCTTCTTTTTCCAACTGCGCGCAGGTATCTAATACCGCTTTATGCTCGGTTTTAAGCGTAATAATGTGCTTGCCTTTAGCGGAGTAGTATTGAGCTGCGCCTTTTATGGCAAGGTTATCTGATTCTGTAGCACCTGAGGTAAAAACAATTTCGCGCGAGTCGGCATTAATAAGGTCAGCAACCTGATTTCGGGCTATATCGACAGCTTCTTCTGCCTGCCAGCCGTACTTATGCGAACGCGATGCCGGGTTACCAAACAAGCCGTCCTGCATTAAACAACCCATCATTTTTTCTGCTACAACAGGATCGACTGGCGTGGTTGCAGCATAATCAAAATAAAGGGGTAACTTAGACACTTGCTTGCTCCTGACAACTTAAAGGCAATATTATAGGTGAGAGTTTAACTTAATCTCTTCTTCACTGTGGTTATGCAACGAGTTCTGTCTATTCAGAACATCACCCACGTCCTGTTTCTTCATCAACTCAGCCAGCGTAATACCGTCCAGAAAGTCGGATATTCTGTCGCTTAACCCTTCCCACAAAGAATGGGTCAGACAACGTTCCCCGCCCTGACAGTTAGCTTTTCCCTGACAACGTGTTGCATCAATCGACTCGTCAACCGCATGAATGACGGCACCAACAGAGATATCATTTGCGCCACACCCCAGACGATAGCCACCACCCGGACCTCGCACACTGTCCACCAGCCCATGCTTACGTAAGCGCGAAAACAACTGCTCTAAATACGACAGGGATATTCCCTGACGTTCAGAAATATCCGCTAACGGCACCGGACCATTTGCCGTAAAAAGCGCAACGTCCAGCATAGCTGTTACTGCGTATCGACCTTTTGACGTCAGGCGCATGGTGGTTTCCTCTGCTGTTTAATTCATCGTTAATGTATTGAGATTCTACATTCCCGACTATTTTAGTCAAGTATTGCCCGTTGATTTGTCCACAGAGGCTAAGATACCGCGTAAAATATTAATTTCATTTTCTTCCGGGCGGGCGCGGTTAAATAGACGACGCAATTTCGTCATGACTTGTCCGGGGTGCTCACGAACGATAAATCCGGTTTGCCCCAGAGTTTTTTCAAGATGCTCATAGAATCGTTCTAAATCTTCAGCGCGTGGGTATTCCGGTAAGTTTTCCGGGGCGCGTTGTTTCGATTCAAGCCACTGCATACGGAGCTCATAACTCACCGTCTGCACCGCCATAGCCAGGTTCAGTGAACTGTAATCGGGGTTAGTCGGTATGTGTAAGTGAAACTGACTTTGTTGTAGCTCTTCGTTGGTTAACCCACTGTTTTCACGGCCAAAAACCAGAGCAACCTGATGCTGACTGGTCTCCTCCAATACTTTTGCCGCACATTCCCGCGGACCTAACAACGGCCAGTCTAAGGTCCGATTCCGGGCACTGGTGGCAATAACCAGACCACAGTCGGCTATGGCTTCCTGCAGAGTATCCACAATAATCGCCGACGCCAAAATATCAGTTGCACCAGCAGCCAACGCCGATGCGTGACTGTCAGGCTCCTGCACAGGATCCACTAAGGTCAATTTGGACAACCCCATAGTTTTCATGGCACGGGCGACAGAGCCTATGTTTCCGGTATGAGACGTATTCACCAGAACAATACGAATGTTATCAAGCATGGCGTTTCCCTTGAGTTTTTCTCGGCTTATGGAAAAGTTTGGCATGATACCGTAACACTGGTATGATCCGCGACCGAAAATTGTTCTTTTACAGCACAGGTAATTGGTATGCATCCGATGTTAAATATTGCGGTGCGCGCAGCGCGTGCGGCCGGCAAAATT belongs to Idiomarina sp. PL1-037 and includes:
- the iscR gene encoding Fe-S cluster assembly transcriptional regulator IscR, with translation MRLTSKGRYAVTAMLDVALFTANGPVPLADISERQGISLSYLEQLFSRLRKHGLVDSVRGPGGGYRLGCGANDISVGAVIHAVDESIDATRCQGKANCQGGERCLTHSLWEGLSDRISDFLDGITLAELMKKQDVGDVLNRQNSLHNHSEEEIKLNSHL
- a CDS encoding IscS subfamily cysteine desulfurase — encoded protein: MSKLPLYFDYAATTPVDPVVAEKMMGCLMQDGLFGNPASRSHKYGWQAEEAVDIARNQVADLINADSREIVFTSGATESDNLAIKGAAQYYSAKGKHIITLKTEHKAVLDTCAQLEKEGFEVTYLDVGTDGLLDMDMFRSALREDTVLVSVMLVNNEIGVLQDTSTIGHLCRENGTVFHVDAAQASGKVPMDMAELPVDLMSLSAHKMYGPKGIGALYVRRTPRVRLLAQMHGGGHERGMRSGTLPTHQIVGMGVAAELVLSELDLEPARVENLRQRLWKGVSQLEGVTLNGSDQQRVPHITNISFAGVDGELLLMALKDLALSSGSACTSASVEPSYVLSALGVGHELAMSSLRFSIGRYTSEEDIDSAIELIHRTVGTLRGAA
- the trmJ gene encoding tRNA (cytosine(32)/uridine(32)-2'-O)-methyltransferase TrmJ, whose product is MLDNIRIVLVNTSHTGNIGSVARAMKTMGLSKLTLVDPVQEPDSHASALAAGATDILASAIIVDTLQEAIADCGLVIATSARNRTLDWPLLGPRECAAKVLEETSQHQVALVFGRENSGLTNEELQQSQFHLHIPTNPDYSSLNLAMAVQTVSYELRMQWLESKQRAPENLPEYPRAEDLERFYEHLEKTLGQTGFIVREHPGQVMTKLRRLFNRARPEENEINILRGILASVDKSTGNT